The following coding sequences lie in one Bacteroidota bacterium genomic window:
- a CDS encoding GNAT family N-acetyltransferase has translation MFASSDKISLRAVEPADAALMYAWENDQNVWVHGDNLLPYALFEIEQFILEGHDFYRNRQARFMIDYQTNGSKETVGMADLFDFHPHHRRAGVGIYVAPAFRHRGIAKTAIGLLKEYAFETLELHQIYCHVLAENNISLKLFESAGFEKTAVMKAWIFRNGDFHDQVLMQLFNPKHKEP, from the coding sequence ATGTTTGCCTCATCCGACAAAATATCACTCAGGGCAGTTGAGCCTGCCGATGCAGCCCTCATGTACGCCTGGGAAAACGATCAGAACGTGTGGGTACATGGCGACAACCTGCTGCCCTACGCGCTTTTCGAGATTGAACAATTTATCCTTGAGGGGCATGATTTTTACCGGAACAGGCAGGCCAGGTTTATGATTGATTATCAAACCAATGGAAGCAAAGAAACTGTAGGCATGGCCGACCTGTTTGATTTCCACCCGCACCACCGCCGGGCAGGTGTAGGAATATATGTGGCACCGGCATTCAGGCATCGTGGTATTGCCAAAACGGCCATCGGGCTGCTCAAGGAATATGCCTTCGAAACGCTCGAGCTTCATCAGATCTATTGCCATGTACTGGCTGAAAACAACATCAGTTTGAAACTGTTTGAATCTGCCGGATTTGAAAAAACCGCTGTCATGAAAGCCTGGATTTTCAGAAACGGCGACTTTCACGACCAGGTGCTGATGCAGTTGTTCAACCCTAAACACAAAGAACCATGA